A stretch of DNA from Erwinia aphidicola:
GATCGTTTCGACATCAGTGTAAAACTGCGCGCGGTGGTTCAGGCCGGCGTGGCGGTTGTCATGATGATGAAAGCTAAACTCTATCTGCTAAGCCTTGGCTACATCTTCGGCCCCTGGGAGCTGGTGGTCGGACCGTTTGGCTATGTTCTGACGCTATTTGCCGTCTGGGCCGCGATCAACGCCTTCAACATGGTTGACGGCATTGATGGTCTGTTGGGGGGATTGTCCTGCGTCACCTTCCTCGCCATTGGCGTTATCCTGCTGCTGGATGGCCAGAGCAGCCTGGCGATGTGGTGCTTCATTATGATGGCCGCCATCATTCCCTATATTTTGCTCAACCTCGGCGTGTTTGGTCGCCGCTACAAAGTTTTCATGGGAGATGCCGGCAGCACGCTGATTGGCTTTACCATTATCTGGATCCTGCTGGAGGCCACCCAGGGTCCGAGCCATCCTATTACCCCGGTCACCGCGCTATGGCTGATTGCTATTCCGTTAATGGATATGGTGGCGATTATGTATCGCCGCCTGAGCAAGGGGATGAGTCCCTTCTCGGCAGATCGGCAGCACATTCACCACCTGATCATGCGTGCGGGCTTCACCTCCCGCCAGGCGTTTGTCCTGATCACCGCTGCCGCTGCGCTGCTGGCTGCGGTGGGTGTGCTCGGCGAATACCTGACCTTTGTCCCGGAATGGGCGATGTTGGTACTTTTCTTGCTGGCTTTCATGCTGTACGGCTACTGCATCAAGCGGGCATGGCGCGTTGCGCGCATGATTAAAAGATGGAAGCGCCGACTGCGTAATCACCATAACGAGAAGAAAACCTCTACTGACTAAGTCAGCCTGACAACAAGGAACCTGAAGTATGACCTATCCTGACGCGGCGGATAACGAGCTGGATATTCGTGGTCTTTGCTGCACGCTGTGGCGCGGTAAATTCTGGATTGTCGCCGGTGGCGCACTGTTTGCCGCCCTGGCCTTTATTTACTCGCTGCTGGTTACGCCGAAATGGAGTACTACCGCGATTGTCGATCGTCCAACGGTGAACATGCTTTCCGGCTATTACTCGCAGCAGCAGTTTTTAAATAATCTGGATGTCCGTTCGGGCAGCCTGACCGTGGCCCCACCTACAGTGATGGATGAGGCGTATCAGGAGTTCATCATGCAGCTGTTTGCCTGGGATACCCGGCGTGATTTCTGGCTGCAGACCGACTATTACAAACAGCGGAAAACCGGTAATGCCATGGAAGACGCAGCCCTGTTGGATGAGCTGATTGCCAATATTCAGCTGCAGCCCGCCGACAGCGCGAAGAATATCAAGGATAGCGTGACGCTGGTGGCTGAGACCGCCGCCGACGCCAACACTCTGCTGCGCCAGTACGTGGCTTTCGCCAATGCGCGCGCCACCGTACATCTGAATGAAGAGCTGGCGGCCGACTGGGCAGCCCGCAGCATTCAGTTGAAAGCGCAGATAAAGCGCCAGGAAGCGGTAGCAAAAGCGATTTACGACCGTCAGGTGAACAGCGTACAGCAGGCGTTAAAAATTGCTCAGCAGCAGGGCTTAGAGCAGTCGAAAACTCAGACGCCATCCGAACAGCTGCCGGATTCCGAACTGTTCCTGCTGGGGCGCCCGCTGCTGCAGGGGCGTCTGGAAAACCTTCAGGCCAGCGGTCCGTCTTACGATCTGGACTACGACCAGAACCGGGCTATGCAGGCGACGCTGAGTGTCGGGCCAACGCTGGTGCCGTCTTTCCACACCTGGCGCTACCTGCGCACCCCGGAGGAGCCGGTCAAGCGTGACAGCCCGCGCCGCGTGCTGCTGATGGTGATGTGGGGCGCTGTAGGGGTTCTGCTGGGTGCCGGAACGGCTCTGGTCCGTCGCAGAAAGTGTCACTAAGTTAAATACGAGCGAATTAAGAGAGTCACGGTGAAAGTATTAACAGTTTTTGGCACGCGCCCCGAAGCGATTAAAATGGCGCCGCTGGTGCATGCGCTGGCGCAGGAAGAGGGTATCGAGTCACGCTTATGCGTGACGGCACAGCATCGCGAAATGCTCGATCAGGTGCTGCAGCTGTTTTCAATCGTGCCGGACTACGATCTTAATATTATGCAGCCGGGACAGGGGTTAACCGAGATCACCAGCCGTATTCTGGAAGGGCTGAAAACGGTATTTAGCGACTTCACTCCTGATGTGGTGCTGGTACACGGTGACACCACCACCACTTTTGCCGCCAGCCTTGCGGCTTTCTACCACCGTATTCCCGTAGGGCACGTGGAGGCCGGGCTGCGTACCGGCGATCTGTGGTCACCGTGGCCGGAAGAAGCCAACCGTACGCTGACCGGGCACCTGGCGAGCTACCACTTCACGCCCACCACCACTTCGCAGCAAAATCTGCTGCGCGAGAATCTGCCTGCCCAGCGCATTTTCGTCACCGGTAATACGGTGATCGAC
This window harbors:
- the wecA gene encoding UDP-N-acetylglucosamine--undecaprenyl-phosphate N-acetylglucosaminephosphotransferase, which encodes MNLLNTSTELALTFLFSLAFLFFARKAAIKVGLVDKPNYRKRHQGAIPLVGGISVFAGSCFAFALTNFYVPNVLLYLSCAGCLVFVGALDDRFDISVKLRAVVQAGVAVVMMMKAKLYLLSLGYIFGPWELVVGPFGYVLTLFAVWAAINAFNMVDGIDGLLGGLSCVTFLAIGVILLLDGQSSLAMWCFIMMAAIIPYILLNLGVFGRRYKVFMGDAGSTLIGFTIIWILLEATQGPSHPITPVTALWLIAIPLMDMVAIMYRRLSKGMSPFSADRQHIHHLIMRAGFTSRQAFVLITAAAALLAAVGVLGEYLTFVPEWAMLVLFLLAFMLYGYCIKRAWRVARMIKRWKRRLRNHHNEKKTSTD
- the wzzE gene encoding ECA polysaccharide chain length modulation protein; this encodes MTYPDAADNELDIRGLCCTLWRGKFWIVAGGALFAALAFIYSLLVTPKWSTTAIVDRPTVNMLSGYYSQQQFLNNLDVRSGSLTVAPPTVMDEAYQEFIMQLFAWDTRRDFWLQTDYYKQRKTGNAMEDAALLDELIANIQLQPADSAKNIKDSVTLVAETAADANTLLRQYVAFANARATVHLNEELAADWAARSIQLKAQIKRQEAVAKAIYDRQVNSVQQALKIAQQQGLEQSKTQTPSEQLPDSELFLLGRPLLQGRLENLQASGPSYDLDYDQNRAMQATLSVGPTLVPSFHTWRYLRTPEEPVKRDSPRRVLLMVMWGAVGVLLGAGTALVRRRKCH